A single Paraburkholderia sp. FT54 DNA region contains:
- a CDS encoding RlmE family RNA methyltransferase, translating to MAKNKFNTAWLHDHINDPYVKMAQREGYRARAAYKLKEIDEQDKLIRPGQVIVDLGSTPGSWSQYARNKLAKGSQRDAEREGGIDGTIIALDLLPMEPVADVHFIQGDFREDSVLLQLEELVGERQVDLVISDMAPNLSGVAVADAARIEHLCDLALEFSQNHLKSDGALLVKCFHGSGYSQIVEKFKHQFKVVAARKPKASRDKSSETFILGKHLKRPA from the coding sequence ATGGCAAAAAACAAGTTCAACACGGCGTGGCTGCATGACCACATCAACGATCCGTACGTGAAAATGGCGCAGCGGGAGGGCTATCGCGCCCGCGCAGCCTACAAGCTCAAGGAAATCGACGAGCAGGACAAGCTGATCCGCCCGGGGCAGGTCATCGTCGACCTCGGCTCGACGCCGGGCAGTTGGAGTCAGTACGCCCGCAACAAACTCGCCAAAGGCTCCCAGCGCGACGCTGAGCGTGAAGGCGGCATCGACGGCACGATCATCGCGCTTGATCTCCTGCCGATGGAACCGGTCGCCGACGTCCATTTCATTCAGGGTGACTTCCGCGAAGACTCGGTTTTGCTGCAACTCGAAGAATTGGTCGGAGAACGCCAGGTTGATCTTGTAATTTCGGATATGGCGCCCAACCTGTCGGGGGTGGCGGTGGCGGATGCGGCGCGAATCGAGCATTTATGCGATCTCGCGCTGGAATTCTCACAAAATCACCTGAAGTCGGATGGTGCCCTTTTAGTCAAATGTTTTCACGGCAGCGGTTACAGCCAGATTGTCGAAAAGTTCAAGCATCAATTTAAGGTGGTGGCGGCCCGCAAGCCGAAAGCTTCGCGGGACAAGTCGTCAGAAACGTTTATTTTGGGTAAGCATCTCAAGCGCCCCGCATAG
- a CDS encoding YhbY family RNA-binding protein, whose product MPALKVSSDQRAELRSQAHALKPVVLVGAEGLTDAVLSEIKVHLGAHQLIKIRVFGDEREERIAIYEEICDKLNAAPIQHIGKLLVIWKPEAAQPAVKAKRGALPSAREAAVEAKPGKGRAPRVVTVVKPSEIPMRKPKAKAVVVRGNERVTQGGNIKRAKKRQTSAKRSHQSSK is encoded by the coding sequence ATGCCCGCCCTCAAAGTCTCTTCCGACCAACGCGCCGAGTTGCGCTCACAGGCACATGCGCTCAAACCGGTCGTGCTCGTCGGCGCCGAAGGTTTGACCGACGCCGTGCTCTCCGAGATCAAGGTCCACCTTGGCGCTCATCAGTTGATCAAAATCCGCGTGTTCGGCGACGAACGCGAAGAACGCATCGCGATCTATGAAGAAATCTGCGACAAGCTGAACGCGGCGCCGATCCAGCATATCGGCAAGCTGCTGGTGATCTGGAAGCCGGAAGCCGCACAGCCGGCGGTGAAGGCCAAGCGCGGCGCCTTGCCGAGCGCCCGCGAAGCCGCGGTGGAAGCCAAACCGGGTAAGGGCCGCGCGCCGCGCGTCGTGACGGTGGTGAAGCCCAGTGAAATCCCGATGCGCAAACCGAAGGCCAAAGCCGTCGTGGTGCGCGGCAATGAACGCGTGACGCAAGGCGGCAACATCAAGCGCGCCAAGAAGCGTCAAACCAGTGCGAAGCGCTCGCATCAGTCGTCGAAATAA
- a CDS encoding MFS transporter: MSSTQLRVFLLFSAGYFVSYVFRGVNLGFAPFITRDLGLSAADLGLLTSLYFLGFAGAQIPAGVLLDHYGARRVTAVTLLFAALGIWVFGAAHGVGVMMVGRLLIGVGVSVCLGAAFKALAQHFAAARLPLMNGLVMAIGGFGGVMVGSPLTWVLTFASWRAVCIGLGLLTVLVALAQWTLAPDTKETHHQAGIGAQFKGTLHILRSAAFWKIASFSVVTQGVFYAMQSLWVGAWLRDVQGFEPREAAALVSILGFAMMAGCVGFGAAARSLERRGISLYAFCGTGMALYVLTQLLIMFKAPLPAGLLWAAYGIFGGTGILSYAVMARHFPAQMIGRVNTTLTLIIFLLIFGFQIGVGAVLSHWPASGGHYPAAAHLTAWGILVGLQVLSAIWYLLPGRKLVRPAEMHAEQDA; encoded by the coding sequence ATGTCGTCGACCCAGTTGCGCGTCTTTTTGCTGTTCTCCGCGGGGTATTTCGTTTCCTACGTGTTCCGCGGCGTCAACCTCGGCTTTGCGCCGTTCATCACGCGCGATCTCGGTTTGTCGGCCGCCGATCTGGGCTTGCTCACCAGTCTCTATTTCCTCGGCTTCGCGGGTGCCCAGATTCCGGCTGGCGTGCTGCTGGACCACTACGGCGCGCGGCGCGTCACCGCCGTCACGCTGCTGTTTGCCGCGCTCGGCATCTGGGTGTTCGGCGCCGCGCACGGCGTCGGCGTGATGATGGTGGGGCGCCTGCTGATCGGCGTCGGCGTCTCCGTGTGCCTTGGCGCCGCATTCAAGGCATTGGCGCAGCACTTCGCCGCGGCACGCCTGCCGCTGATGAACGGACTGGTGATGGCGATCGGCGGTTTCGGCGGCGTGATGGTCGGCTCGCCGCTGACGTGGGTCCTGACATTCGCCAGCTGGCGCGCGGTCTGCATCGGGCTGGGTTTGCTGACTGTGCTCGTCGCGCTGGCGCAGTGGACGCTCGCGCCGGACACGAAGGAGACGCATCACCAGGCCGGCATCGGCGCCCAGTTCAAAGGCACGCTGCATATTCTGCGCAGCGCGGCGTTCTGGAAGATCGCGTCGTTTTCGGTCGTCACGCAAGGCGTCTTCTACGCGATGCAGTCGCTCTGGGTCGGCGCGTGGCTGCGTGACGTGCAAGGCTTCGAGCCGCGCGAGGCCGCCGCGCTCGTGTCGATTCTCGGCTTCGCGATGATGGCCGGCTGCGTAGGGTTCGGCGCGGCGGCGCGCAGTCTCGAGCGGCGCGGCATCTCACTCTATGCGTTTTGCGGCACCGGCATGGCGCTGTACGTTCTGACGCAGTTGCTGATCATGTTCAAGGCGCCGCTGCCGGCGGGTCTCTTGTGGGCGGCGTACGGAATTTTCGGCGGCACCGGCATTCTCAGCTACGCGGTCATGGCCCGGCACTTTCCGGCGCAGATGATCGGTCGCGTGAATACCACGCTGACGCTGATCATCTTCCTGCTGATTTTCGGTTTCCAGATTGGCGTCGGCGCGGTGCTGTCGCATTGGCCGGCGAGCGGCGGCCATTATCCGGCGGCTGCGCATTTGACCGCGTGGGGCATTCTGGTCGGGCTGCAGGTGTTGAGCGCGATCTGGTACCTATTGCCGGGCCGCAAGCTGGTTCGTCCGGCCGAAATGCACGCCGAACAGGACGCTTGA
- the carA gene encoding glutamine-hydrolyzing carbamoyl-phosphate synthase small subunit, whose protein sequence is MLPSFSPALLALADGTVFRGYSIGAPGHTIGEVVFNTAITGYQEILTDPSYARQIVTLTYPHIGNVGVNAEDVEATKVHAAGLIIRDLPVLASNFRMERTLPQYLKDEGVVAIAGLDTRMLTRVLRDKGAQNGAILAGSDDEAKAIELARSFPGLSGMDLAKVVSTKETYEWTQTEWRLGEGYGTQKAPKYRVVAFDYGVKYNILRMLAERGCHVTVLPAQASAADALALNPDGIFLSNGPGDPEPCDYAITATKELIERGIPTFGICLGHQIMGLAVGAKTMKMKTGHHGANHPVKDLDDGRVVITSQNHGFAVDADTLPANARATHVSLFDGTLQGFALTDKPAFCFQGHPEASPGPHDIAYLFDRFTALMDTKKASKTAAA, encoded by the coding sequence GTGTTGCCGTCATTTTCTCCCGCTCTGCTCGCGCTCGCCGACGGCACGGTCTTTCGTGGTTACTCGATCGGCGCCCCCGGGCATACCATCGGCGAAGTCGTGTTCAACACCGCTATCACCGGCTATCAGGAAATCCTGACTGACCCGAGCTACGCGCGCCAGATCGTGACCCTCACGTATCCGCATATCGGTAACGTCGGCGTGAACGCCGAAGACGTCGAAGCTACGAAAGTCCATGCCGCCGGCCTGATCATTCGCGACCTGCCGGTTCTCGCGTCGAACTTCCGCATGGAGCGCACGCTCCCGCAATACCTGAAAGATGAAGGCGTGGTCGCCATCGCCGGTCTCGATACCCGCATGTTGACGCGCGTTCTGCGCGACAAGGGCGCGCAGAACGGCGCGATTCTCGCCGGTTCGGACGACGAAGCCAAGGCGATCGAACTCGCCCGCTCGTTCCCGGGCCTTTCGGGCATGGACCTCGCGAAGGTTGTGTCGACGAAGGAAACCTACGAGTGGACCCAGACCGAATGGCGTCTGGGCGAAGGCTACGGCACGCAGAAGGCGCCGAAGTACCGCGTCGTGGCGTTCGACTACGGCGTCAAGTACAACATCCTGCGCATGCTGGCCGAACGCGGCTGCCACGTCACCGTGCTGCCGGCGCAAGCCAGCGCCGCTGACGCGCTCGCGCTCAATCCGGACGGCATCTTCCTGTCGAACGGCCCCGGCGATCCGGAGCCGTGCGACTACGCGATCACGGCCACCAAGGAACTGATCGAGCGCGGCATTCCGACCTTCGGCATCTGCCTCGGCCATCAGATCATGGGCCTCGCGGTCGGCGCCAAAACCATGAAGATGAAGACGGGCCATCACGGCGCCAATCATCCGGTGAAGGATCTGGACGATGGCCGCGTGGTGATCACGTCGCAGAACCACGGTTTCGCGGTCGATGCCGACACGCTGCCCGCCAACGCCCGCGCCACGCACGTCTCGCTGTTCGACGGTACGCTGCAGGGCTTCGCGTTGACCGACAAGCCGGCGTTCTGCTTCCAGGGCCACCCGGAAGCGTCGCCCGGCCCGCACGACATCGCCTATCTGTTCGATCGCTTCACTGCGTTGATGGATACGAAGAAGGCCAGCAAGACCGCAGCGGCATAA
- the carB gene encoding carbamoyl-phosphate synthase large subunit gives MPKRTDIKSILIIGAGPIIIGQACEFDYSGAQACKALREEGYKVILVNSNPATIMTDPNTADVTYIEPITWEVVERIIAKERPDAILPTMGGQTALNCALDLHAHGVLEKYKVELIGASPEAIDKAEDRQKFKDAMTKIGLGSAKSGTAHSMDEALAVQADIASQTGSGGYPVVIRPSFTLGGSGGGIAYNRDEFEEICKRGLDLSPTRELLIEESLLGWKEYEMEVVRDKKDNCIIVCSIENLDPMGIHTGDSITVAPAQTLTDKEYQILRNASLAVLREIGVDTGGSNVQFSINPKDGRMVVIEMNPRVSRSSALASKATGFPIAKIAAKLAVGYSLDELKNEITGGQTPASFEPTIDYVVTKIPRFAFEKFREADSRLTTQMKSVGEVMAIGRTFQESFQKALRGLEVGVDGLDEKTDNRDEIIREIGEAGPDRIWYVGDAFRIGMTAQEIFEETSIDPWFLAQIEQIILKEKALAGRTLASLSKEELKYLKQSGFSDRRLAKLLGAKPAEVRQRRIELNVRPVYKRVDTCAAEFATKTAYMYSTYEEECEANPTNNKKIMVLGGGPNRIGQGIEFDYCCVHAALAMREDGYETIMVNCNPETVSTDYDTSDRLYFESLTLEDVLEIVDKEKPVGVIVQYGGQTPLKLALDLEANGVPIVGTSPDMIDAAEDRERFQKLLQDLGLRQPPNRTARAEDEALKLADEIGYPLVVRPSYVLGGRAMEIVHEPRDLERYMREAVKVSNDSPVLLDRFLNDAIECDVDCISDGEAVFIGGVMEHIEQAGVHSGDSACSLPPYSLSKETVAELKRQTGAMAKALNVIGLMNVQFAIQQVPQADGSKEDVIYVLEVNPRASRTVPYVSKATSLPLAKIAARAMVGQTLAQQGVTKEIDPPYFSVKEAVFPFVKFPAVDPVLGPEMRSTGEVMGVGQTFGEALFKSQLAAGSRLPESGTVLLTVMDADKPKAVEVARMLHELGYPIVATKGTAAAIEAAGVPVKVVNKVKDGRPHIVDMIKNGEIALVFTTVDETRAAIADSRSIRMSAQANKVTYYTTMSGARAAVEGLRYLKDLEVYDLQGLHARLN, from the coding sequence ATGCCCAAGCGGACAGACATCAAGAGCATCCTCATCATCGGCGCGGGTCCGATCATCATCGGTCAGGCGTGCGAGTTCGATTACTCGGGCGCGCAGGCATGCAAGGCGCTGCGTGAGGAAGGCTACAAGGTCATTCTCGTCAACAGCAATCCGGCGACGATCATGACCGACCCGAACACGGCCGACGTGACCTACATCGAGCCGATCACGTGGGAAGTAGTCGAGCGCATCATCGCGAAGGAGCGCCCGGACGCGATCCTGCCGACAATGGGCGGCCAGACCGCGCTGAACTGCGCGCTCGACCTGCACGCGCACGGCGTGCTGGAAAAGTACAAGGTCGAGCTGATCGGCGCGTCGCCCGAAGCCATCGACAAGGCGGAAGACCGCCAGAAGTTCAAGGACGCGATGACCAAGATCGGCCTCGGTTCGGCCAAGTCGGGCACCGCGCATTCCATGGACGAAGCGCTGGCAGTGCAAGCGGACATTGCTTCGCAAACCGGCAGCGGTGGCTATCCGGTCGTGATTCGTCCGTCGTTCACGCTGGGCGGCTCGGGCGGCGGCATCGCGTATAACCGCGACGAGTTCGAAGAGATCTGCAAGCGCGGTCTCGATCTGTCGCCGACGCGCGAGTTGCTGATCGAAGAGTCGCTGCTCGGCTGGAAAGAGTACGAGATGGAAGTGGTCCGCGACAAAAAGGACAACTGCATCATCGTTTGCTCGATCGAAAATCTTGACCCGATGGGCATCCACACCGGCGACTCGATCACCGTCGCGCCGGCGCAAACGCTCACCGACAAGGAATATCAGATCCTGCGTAACGCATCGCTCGCGGTGCTGCGCGAGATCGGCGTCGACACCGGCGGTTCGAACGTGCAGTTCTCGATCAATCCGAAAGACGGCCGGATGGTCGTGATCGAAATGAATCCGCGTGTGTCGCGCTCGTCGGCATTGGCCTCGAAGGCGACCGGTTTCCCGATCGCAAAGATCGCGGCGAAGCTGGCGGTCGGCTACTCGCTCGACGAACTCAAGAACGAAATTACCGGCGGCCAGACCCCGGCATCGTTCGAACCGACCATCGACTACGTCGTCACCAAGATCCCGCGTTTCGCGTTCGAAAAATTCCGTGAAGCCGATTCACGCCTGACCACGCAGATGAAGTCGGTCGGCGAAGTGATGGCCATCGGCCGCACGTTCCAGGAGTCGTTTCAGAAGGCCCTTCGCGGTCTGGAAGTCGGCGTCGACGGTCTGGACGAAAAGACCGATAACCGCGACGAGATCATCCGCGAGATCGGCGAAGCCGGTCCGGATCGCATCTGGTACGTGGGCGACGCGTTCCGTATCGGCATGACGGCTCAGGAAATTTTCGAAGAGACCTCGATCGACCCGTGGTTCCTCGCGCAGATCGAACAGATCATCCTGAAGGAAAAGGCGTTGGCAGGCCGCACGCTCGCGAGCCTCTCGAAGGAAGAACTGAAGTATCTGAAGCAAAGCGGCTTCTCGGACCGCCGTCTGGCCAAACTGCTCGGCGCGAAGCCTGCGGAAGTGCGTCAACGTCGTATCGAGTTGAACGTGCGCCCGGTGTACAAGCGCGTCGACACGTGCGCGGCCGAGTTCGCCACGAAAACCGCCTACATGTACTCGACCTACGAGGAAGAGTGCGAAGCGAACCCCACGAACAACAAGAAGATCATGGTGCTGGGCGGCGGCCCGAACCGGATCGGCCAGGGCATCGAGTTCGACTACTGCTGCGTGCACGCCGCGCTCGCCATGCGCGAAGACGGCTACGAAACGATCATGGTCAACTGCAACCCTGAAACCGTTTCGACCGACTACGACACGTCCGATCGTCTGTACTTCGAATCGCTGACGCTCGAAGACGTGCTCGAAATCGTCGACAAGGAAAAGCCGGTCGGCGTGATCGTGCAATACGGCGGTCAAACGCCGTTGAAGCTCGCGCTGGATCTCGAAGCGAACGGTGTGCCGATCGTCGGCACGTCGCCGGACATGATCGATGCCGCGGAAGACCGCGAGCGTTTCCAGAAACTGCTGCAGGACCTCGGCCTGCGTCAACCGCCGAACCGCACCGCACGCGCCGAAGACGAAGCACTCAAGCTCGCCGACGAAATCGGCTATCCGCTGGTGGTGCGTCCGTCGTACGTGCTCGGCGGCCGCGCGATGGAAATCGTCCACGAGCCGCGCGACCTCGAGCGCTATATGCGCGAGGCCGTGAAGGTGTCGAACGACTCGCCGGTGCTGCTCGACCGCTTCCTGAACGATGCGATCGAATGCGACGTGGACTGCATCTCCGATGGCGAAGCCGTGTTCATCGGCGGCGTGATGGAGCATATCGAACAGGCGGGTGTGCACTCGGGCGACTCGGCTTGCTCGCTGCCGCCGTATTCGCTGTCGAAGGAAACCGTGGCTGAGTTGAAGCGTCAAACCGGCGCGATGGCAAAGGCGCTGAACGTGATCGGCCTGATGAACGTGCAGTTCGCGATCCAGCAAGTGCCGCAGGCCGACGGCTCGAAAGAGGACGTCATCTACGTGCTCGAAGTGAATCCGCGCGCCTCGCGTACCGTGCCGTACGTGTCGAAGGCGACCAGCCTGCCGCTCGCCAAGATCGCGGCGCGCGCCATGGTCGGCCAGACGCTCGCGCAACAAGGCGTGACGAAGGAAATCGACCCGCCGTACTTCAGCGTGAAGGAAGCCGTGTTCCCGTTCGTCAAGTTCCCGGCAGTCGATCCGGTGCTCGGACCGGAAATGCGTTCGACCGGCGAAGTGATGGGCGTGGGTCAGACGTTCGGCGAAGCACTGTTCAAGTCGCAACTCGCGGCGGGTTCGCGTCTGCCGGAGTCGGGCACGGTGCTGCTGACTGTGATGGACGCCGACAAGCCGAAGGCCGTCGAAGTTGCGCGCATGCTGCACGAACTCGGTTATCCGATCGTCGCGACCAAGGGTACGGCCGCCGCGATCGAAGCGGCCGGCGTGCCGGTGAAGGTCGTCAACAAGGTGAAGGACGGGCGTCCGCACATCGTCGATATGATCAAGAACGGCGAAATCGCGCTGGTTTTCACGACCGTCGACGAAACCCGCGCCGCGATCGCCGACTCGCGTTCGATCCGCATGAGCGCGCAGGCGAACAAGGTCACGTACTACACGACCATGTCGGGCGCGCGTGCCGCCGTCGAAGGTTTGCGCTATTTGAAGGACCTGGAAGTCTATGATTTACAAGGCCTCCACGCTCGCCTAAACTAA
- a CDS encoding transglycosylase SLT domain-containing protein: MRFIFSALLVLTLAACASQGPTTSIPNTATNPASQQAVADALRKSATAKETINVDQGSVTQLTSADADLWGRIRRGFQMPDLQTDLVDMQVNWYAQRPDYVQRMTERSQKYLYHIVEELEARHMPTELALLPFIESAYSPQALSVAKAAGMWQFMPGTGRTYNLKQNMWQDERRDVLASTSAALDYLSRLHDMFGDWQLALAAYNWGEGNVQRAIARNEAAGLPTDYLSLRMPNETRNYVPKLQAVKNIVMNPQMYGLTLPSIPNHPYFVTVTTSHDIDVDMAAKLSNLSADEFRSLNPSFRKPVILGATQPQILLPFDNASAFERNLKTYSGSLSSWTTYTVTERATPAAIAQKISVDADTLMEVNKIPVGMRLKPGSTIVVPRGSDDDEDISADVAESAVLAMEPDVPDTRKMLIRVRRNQSMAAIAVRYGVSVGQLKAWNRTHRDSVSRGQVIVLHVPVGKAMPSEPGPERIATDVQGGGVEKIGTRVGDTRSESRYEKKKGRGRAEVVKVSEPVGKVSKPTASSANKGKVTKVSASTSSKASKAAAESHPKTVANAKKGK; the protein is encoded by the coding sequence ATGCGATTTATCTTTAGTGCGTTGCTGGTCCTGACGCTCGCCGCTTGCGCGAGCCAGGGACCGACGACGAGTATTCCGAACACCGCAACCAATCCCGCCAGCCAGCAAGCCGTAGCAGACGCCCTTCGCAAGTCAGCCACCGCCAAAGAGACGATCAACGTCGATCAGGGCTCCGTCACTCAGTTGACGAGTGCCGACGCCGACCTTTGGGGCCGTATTCGCCGTGGTTTCCAGATGCCGGACCTGCAAACCGACCTCGTCGACATGCAGGTCAACTGGTATGCGCAGCGTCCTGATTACGTGCAGCGCATGACCGAGCGCTCGCAGAAGTACCTGTACCACATCGTCGAAGAGCTCGAGGCGCGCCATATGCCGACCGAGCTCGCGTTGCTGCCATTCATCGAATCGGCGTACAGCCCGCAGGCTTTGTCGGTGGCGAAGGCGGCCGGCATGTGGCAGTTCATGCCGGGCACGGGCCGCACCTACAACCTCAAGCAGAACATGTGGCAGGACGAGCGCCGCGACGTGCTGGCGTCGACCAGCGCCGCGCTCGACTATCTGTCGCGTCTGCATGACATGTTCGGCGATTGGCAGCTGGCGCTCGCGGCGTACAACTGGGGCGAGGGCAATGTGCAGCGCGCGATCGCCCGCAACGAAGCGGCGGGCCTCCCCACCGACTACCTCAGTCTGCGCATGCCGAACGAGACGCGCAACTACGTGCCGAAGCTACAGGCGGTGAAGAACATCGTGATGAACCCGCAAATGTACGGGCTCACGCTGCCGTCCATTCCGAACCACCCGTATTTCGTGACGGTGACCACCTCGCACGATATCGACGTGGACATGGCCGCCAAGCTCTCGAACCTGTCCGCGGACGAATTCCGTTCGCTGAACCCGTCGTTCAGGAAACCGGTGATTCTCGGCGCCACGCAACCGCAGATCCTGCTGCCGTTCGACAACGCCAGCGCCTTCGAGCGCAATCTGAAGACTTACTCCGGCTCGCTGTCGTCGTGGACCACGTACACGGTTACCGAGCGTGCGACGCCCGCGGCGATCGCACAGAAGATCAGTGTCGACGCCGACACGCTGATGGAAGTGAACAAGATTCCGGTCGGCATGCGTTTGAAACCCGGTTCCACGATTGTGGTGCCGCGCGGTTCGGACGACGACGAAGACATCAGCGCCGACGTCGCTGAAAGCGCCGTACTGGCGATGGAGCCCGACGTCCCCGATACGCGCAAGATGCTGATCCGGGTGCGCCGCAATCAGTCGATGGCGGCCATTGCCGTGCGTTACGGCGTGTCGGTTGGCCAGTTGAAGGCGTGGAACCGCACGCATCGCGACAGCGTGTCGCGCGGTCAGGTGATCGTGCTGCACGTGCCGGTCGGCAAAGCCATGCCGAGCGAGCCGGGTCCGGAACGCATCGCGACCGACGTGCAAGGCGGCGGCGTCGAGAAGATCGGCACGCGCGTCGGAGACACCAGAAGCGAATCGCGCTACGAAAAGAAGAAGGGTCGTGGCCGGGCAGAGGTGGTGAAGGTCTCCGAACCGGTGGGCAAGGTCAGCAAGCCGACGGCATCCAGCGCCAACAAGGGCAAGGTGACCAAGGTGTCGGCATCCACGTCCAGCAAGGCGTCGAAGGCTGCGGCAGAGAGCCACCCGAAGACCGTGGCCAACGCGAAGAAGGGTAAGTAG
- the greA gene encoding transcription elongation factor GreA yields the protein MSTVPLTKRGAEMLRDELQRLKSVERPSVINSIAEARAQGDLSENAEYDAAKEKQGFIEGRIAEIESKLAGAQVIDPAAVEADGRVVFGATVELEDLDSGASVKYQIVGDDEADIDHGLISISSPIARALIGKSEGDVASVQAPGGVREYEIIAVSYV from the coding sequence ATGAGCACTGTTCCATTGACGAAGCGCGGCGCGGAAATGTTGCGCGATGAATTGCAGCGCCTGAAATCGGTTGAGCGTCCTTCGGTGATCAATTCGATCGCGGAAGCGCGTGCCCAGGGCGATCTGTCGGAAAACGCGGAATACGACGCGGCGAAGGAGAAGCAGGGCTTTATCGAAGGCCGGATCGCCGAAATCGAATCGAAGCTGGCCGGCGCGCAGGTGATCGACCCGGCGGCGGTGGAAGCCGACGGCCGCGTGGTATTCGGCGCGACGGTGGAACTGGAAGATCTGGATTCCGGTGCGTCTGTCAAATATCAGATCGTCGGCGACGACGAAGCGGATATCGACCATGGTCTGATCTCGATCAGCTCGCCGATCGCGCGCGCCCTGATCGGCAAGTCGGAAGGCGACGTTGCATCGGTGCAGGCACCGGGCGGCGTGCGCGAATACGAAATCATCGCGGTTAGTTACGTTTGA
- a CDS encoding DUF4149 domain-containing protein, with translation MPHRFFRLLTVVWVGSLLTIGYAVAPVLFTSLDRMTAGAVAAQLFRIEGVLGAVCGILLLGLANLLVRRGNHAYRRLRWLIVGMLVCVLVGYFALQPFMNAMRIAALEAGSDVGHSAYATRFGILHGVSSLFYLIESLLGVALVWKLPAGAGVVAAEQGTRNTAGKIAG, from the coding sequence ATGCCGCATCGATTTTTCCGGTTACTGACGGTGGTGTGGGTCGGTAGTCTGCTGACTATCGGCTATGCCGTCGCTCCCGTGCTGTTTACCTCACTCGACCGGATGACGGCGGGCGCGGTGGCGGCGCAACTGTTTCGCATCGAAGGCGTGCTGGGTGCGGTGTGCGGCATATTGCTGCTCGGTCTCGCGAACCTACTGGTTCGACGCGGCAACCATGCCTATCGTCGTTTGCGCTGGCTGATCGTCGGCATGCTGGTGTGCGTGCTGGTCGGTTACTTCGCGTTGCAACCATTCATGAATGCAATGCGCATTGCCGCGCTCGAAGCGGGCAGTGATGTCGGACATTCAGCTTATGCGACGCGCTTCGGCATTCTGCATGGCGTGTCGAGTCTGTTCTATCTGATTGAAAGTCTGCTGGGCGTGGCGCTGGTGTGGAAACTGCCTGCGGGCGCAGGCGTTGTGGCGGCGGAGCAGGGTACTCGCAATACGGCGGGGAAGATCGCAGGCTGA